From Paenarthrobacter sp. A20:
TCGTGACCCTTGGCATCACGCCGGTAGGGATGGCCACCACCGAAGGCGCCAACCCTGTCCCCACGTACTTGGCTGACAAGGTCAAGGATGTGGCTTCGGTAGGCACCATCCAGGACCTTAACCTCGAAGCAATCGCTGCGCTGAAGCCGGACCTCATCCTGGGCAGCCAGCTCCGCGCCGACAAACTGTACAAGCAACTGTCCGCCATTGCCCCCACAGTCTTCAGCATCCGCCCCGGCTTCCCGTGGAAAGAGAACTTCCTCCTGGTGGGCAAGTCCTTGGGCGAGGAAGACAAAGCCGTCAAGGCCTTGAACGACTACCAAACGGAAGCGGACGCCCTCAAGGCAGACGTCAAGGGCGATCCCAAAATCTCGCTGGTCCGCTTCCTGCCGGGCAAGATCCGCCTCTATGCGAACAAGTCACTGATCGGCGTCATCCTGAAGGACGCTGGCCTGGACCGTCCCGAGAACCAGAATATTGACGAACTCGCCGCCGAGATTTCGGCCGAAAACATCGAGCAAGGGGATGCAGACTGGATCTTCTACAGCAGCTACGGTGACCCCGCTGCCACCGGCGAAACGTCCGTGGTTGAAGGCGCTGTCTGGCCTAAGCTCGGTGCCGTCAAAGCCGGCCAGGCCAAGGCCGTCAGCGACGACGTCTGGTTCCTCGGCCTCGGCCCCACCGGCGCCCAGCTGATCCTCAAGGACCTCCGGAGCATGCTGGTCGGCTAACGCCTCCACCCCAAAACAAGCACCCCAACGTACGACAGCGGCCCCCACCAAAAGGTGAGGGCCGCCGTCGTCGTTAATTCGCCCAAGTAGGTCGCATTTGTGCGCGTATTGAGCGCTCAAAACGCGCACAAATGCGACTCAGTTGGGTACGGCTAGGCCTTGCGGGGGATGCCCGTGCGTGCCATGGCCTCGGCGTAGGCGCCGTGGATGGCATCCAGGTATTCCTGCTGGCGTGCCGGAGTTCCGGCGAAGGAGCGGCCACCGAGCGAGCGGACCTTGAAGGTCTTGAAGCCGCGGCGGGCGATGCTGGCCGGAGCAGCCTTCATGAGCTGGTCGGCGAGGCGGTGGGCCTCATTGCCGTGCGCCACCAGTGCGGAGGTGCGCGGGAGGAGCTGGAGGAGGCGCAGCAAAGGCTTGAGGCCTTCGGTGATGTTGGCCGGCGTGAGCTTGCCCGGTTCCTCGGTGGGTTCGATCCACGGGTACGCGTTCCACGGAATCATGAGCTCGGGGCGGAGGCCAAGCTGCCACTGCATGCCGAGCATGCGGGTGGCGGCTTCGTCGTCACCAGGGGTGATGAAGCCCTCGCCGGTGTTGGTGCGCTGATTGGAGAAAAGGCTGACGATGCGGCAGTCATCCATGCTGTGGGCGGGGTCGATGTAAAGGACCTCGCTGCCCGGCTTCTGCTCCTTGATGGAGTCGCACAGCTCGTTGACCTCGGCGATGTGCGGTTCGTAGCGGCGGTTCCAGAGGATTTCTTCGGGTGATTCAGTCGCCAGTTCTTGCATCAGGGGTTAGGTCTCCTAGGTGTTACAGCGCACCATTCCAAGGGGCCGCGGGCATGCCGCAGCCGAACCTCAAAGGGTGCTGTTGGGGGCTAACTAACCTTACCGGACTATGGGGGTTAACGGGGCCCGCTCCGGCGCGCCCCGAAATGCGACGCGGCGTGTTGCCCGGAAACGTGTCGGGTATCTCGACGGCGGCGGTCAAGTCTCGACGACGGCCCGCGGGGTCGTGCATGATGCGGCATATGGAGAAACAAGAACCGTCCGCTGCCGCCCTTTCCGCTTTCGAGGGCCTGGGCGCAGAACTTGCCGCGGCCGGCGTCGTCATGGGAAAGATGTTCGGGGCCAGTTCGCTCATGCTGAACAAGAAGGCGTTGGCCTGCTTGAACGGCGACAAGGTGGTCTTCAAACTCGGCCGGGACACCGCGGAGCACGCCCGTGCGCTTGATCTGCCGGGCGCGGTGTTGTTTGATCCGTCAGGAATGAAGCGCCCGTTCAAGGACTGGGTTGAAGTACCTTTTTCCTGCAACGAAGAGTGGCCCGCGTTCGCCGAAGCTGCGCTGCAGTTCGTGGCCGGTGAGTGATTAACCCTTAAGTGCCGGTCAGCGCCGCTGCTGTCCACCCGAGTAGAAGATGGGTTGGAAGGGGAGCCATTTGGCGACCCGTCACGCGCCAACACTCATCTCGGGGGAACAATGGTTGCACATGAAGTAGCTTCACCGGAAACAAGGCAGCGTCACAGCAAGGCACCCAAGGTCCGCGCTTTCCTGGCCGGTGGGCTGGTACTCGGAGTAGGCGCTGCGATTACCTTGGCAGCGTGGAACGACTCCGAATTTGCCCAAGGCACCTTCACCGCTGGTTCGTTCAACCTTGAGGGCAGCACGGACGGCACGGCGTTCGGAGAGAACCCGGTTGCGACACCGGCAACGCTTGGCTTCACTGCCACGCCGTCCAACCTTTCACCGGGGGACGTGGTCACGGCGCCCTTCGCGGTCAGGCTGGATGATGCCACCACCAACGACGCCACCGTCACCGTCTCAACTGAAGCATCAACGGGTGCACTGACCGGTCTCACGTACTCCCTCACGCAATCGACGGATTTTGGGTGCGCCGAACCAGTGGACACCACGTTGGTGGCAGCCGGACAAGTACTGGGGACGACGCCGGGCAGTGTCACCTTTGCGCTGACGCAGGGAGCGGGCACCAATCCGGGCGATGCAGTGAACCTGTGCTTCCGGATCACGGCCGACGATGACCTCGTCCAGTCCCAAACCGGGACCACCACCTGGGAATTCGCCGCGCAATCGCAGTGATCCATGGGTCGTCGACAAGCCAAGACCAAGCACGGTGCGGTTGCCCTGCGCATCCGTGCGATCCTCGCCGGGGCGTTGGTGCTGGGGCTCGGCAGCTCAGTGACCCTGGCGTCCTGGACTGACAGCGACTTTGCCGGTGGCTCCTTCGGGGCGAGCGTTTTCCAAACGGAATCCAATGTCACCAAGCCGTACAGCGCCGCAGGCGCATGGAATACCAATGACGTGTCTCCGGGCGGCACGCTGGTGTTCGCCGCTACTGCGATGAGCCCTGGCACTGTGGCCTATGCACCGTTCGCCATCCGGACCAAAGCCACCTCGGTAGCCGGCGAGGTGGTCCTCGGGGTTCCGGTGGTGACCAGCAGCGGTACCGGAAACGCGGACCTGGGGGCGGCGCTCAGATACCGCGTGGTCCGGTCGGCCACCTGCGACGCGTCGTCGTTTACCGGGACGCCAACGTTCGTGGTGGGCAGCGACGGAGCCAAACCGTTCACGCAAGGGCAGGCGGCCGGCGTCGTAAATCCCCTGGCCGCCGCAACAGCGACGCTTCCCGGGGCTCCGACGCAGTTCTGCTTCGAGGTCACCCTTCCCCTTGGCGCAAACAATGCCCTGCAAGGCCAGACCGCCACCGCAACCTGGCAATTTACTGCCACCTCAAGCTCATGAGCCGCCGCCCGTTCCGCAGCCGGCTGCGGGAAGTCCTGTTGAACATCGCGGCCGCAGGCGGGGCTGTGTGCATCCTTGCGGTGATCTGCGCACTGCTGTTCAACATCACGCTGATCATGTTCAAGACGGGGTCGATGTCGCCCGGTATCCCGGCGGGTTCGCTCGCCGTGGTCCGTGAAATCCCTGCCAGCGGGATCAACGCAGGCGACGTCGTGACCGTGGACAGGCCGGGGAAGCTGCCCATCACGCACAGGGTCCAAACAGTGGAGCCTGCGGACGGATCTGCGCGAACCATCACCATGAAGGGTGATGCCAACACCGAAGCGGATCCGGCACCCTATGTGGTGGAGAAGGTCCGGCTGGTCCTCTGGTCCGTGCCGGGGCTCGCCCAGCCACTGTCCGCGGCCGCCAATCCGGTGGTTCTTGGCGCCACAACTATTGCTGTCTCCGGGCTGGTGACCTGGGTCCTGTGGCCAAGGAATCCGAGCCGGCGCAGGAGCGGGCAGCATGTGGCGGCGTAGTGGGTTGTGGACGGCAGCCGTTGCGGCAGTGCTGCTGCTGGGTGCCGCACCCGCGGTTGCCGCCGATGGGGAGGCTTCGGGTTGGTTGGAGCTCGACGCCGGTCCAGCCGGCCAAGTGCATCGGCTCACCCCGGGCGGCAGTGCGGATTGGGCGGTGGATGTCCATGTTCGCGGCGAACCTGCCACATCCCTCGACGTCGGGCTGCAATCCGAGCCGGCGTCAACGGAGGTGCTGCGGGATTTCCTGAGCGTGGAGCTCAAGGCTTGCTCGCAACCCTGGGAGGGAAGCTCCTGCGCGGAGGGCCAGCGTGTCTTGTTGGGACGGACATCGCTGGACACTGCCGGGGGTGTGCAGGTGGACCTCATGGAACCCGGCAGTGCCGAATCGACCAACGCCTACGTCCTCCTGACAGCAACGTTGGCCGAGGACGTGCCCCGTGAGGTGCAGGGGAGCCGTACGCAGATCGTGGTGGGCGTCCACGGGTCAGGGGACGACACGGGTGGGCCGGGCTTCCCCGGAAACCCGGCCGGGCCGTCGTCGGGAATCCTGGCAGACACCGGTTTTCGCCTGGGAGGGTTTGCGCTCCTCGGTTTCGGGGCGGTCGCGGCAGGGTTTGGACTGGCCCGTTTGCGGGGTGCTGCCGGGTGAATATGTTCAAGCGGGCGCGGGTTGGACTGACGGTGGCGTTGCCCCTCGCCGTCGTGCTTTCCGCGGTGAACCCACCGGCCGTCACGGAAGCGGCATGGCAACGCGATCAGTACTCGGCAGGGAGCTTCGGCACGGTGACCATCCCGGCTCCAACACTCAACGGTCCATGTGTGTACAACAACGGGATCGCCGGTCTGGGCGCCTATGTGCGGGTGTACTGGAAACCACCAGCAGGCTACGCACTGGCGGATGCAGAAATGCAGGCTTCCACCAGTGGCCTGGGGTCCCTTCTGGCGCCACTGACCGGCTACTCGTTGGCTGGGAACACTACCGGAACAGCGGCAGGCGGATACACCACGGACGTTGCCACCAATTTGTTGGGCGGTCTGCTGGGCCTTGGCACGGAACTCCAACTCGCCATTGTGGTGAAGCGGTACGGGTGGACCTCCCAGCCGGCCTCAGTGGCCACGAATGCGGGACTCATCCTTGGACTGGGCGGCAACTGCCGGAACCTGCCGGCCGCTTAGAGATGGCCCGTCCCAGGTTTCACTGAAGAAAACTTCACCCTGCCGCCTTCCAAGACACCTTGACACCAGAGAAAGCGGTGTCATCGGCTAAACTTGGCTGGTAAGAGCCCCGAAACTCTTGCGTAGGTCGCCGCTCGCGGCAGGCTGCACCGGTAACGTCGGGGCATTCTCATGTACGGCGTCGAGTTCTGGTCATCCGGCCAGTGTCTCGCCCGAAAGAATGGGGGAGGATCCCATGCCCGCTATCGTGATCGTCGGAGCCCAGTGGGGCGACGAAGGCAAAGGCAAAGCAACCGATCTGCTCGGTGGCCGCGTTGACTACGTGGTCAAGCCCAATGGCGGTAACAACGCCGGGCACACCGTGGTTGTTGGCGGTGAGAAGTATGAGCTGAAGCTCCTTCCCGCGGGCATCCTGAGCCCCAACGCAATTCCTATTATTGGCAACGGCTGCGTGGTGAACCTCGAGGCCCTGTTCCAGGAAATCGATGGCCTCGAAGCCCGTGGCGCGGATACTTCCCGCCTGCGCGTCTCGGCCAACGCCCACCTGGTTGCCCCGTACCACCAGGTGCTGGACAAGGTCACCGAGCGCTTCCTCGGCAGCCGCGCCATTGGCACCACCGGCCGCGGCATCGGTCCGGCCTACATGGACAAGGTGGCCCGCCTCGGCATCCGCGTCCAGGACGTCTTTGACGAGTCCATCCTCCGCCAGAAGGTGGAAGGTTCGCTGCGCCAGAAGAACGAACTCCTGGTCAAGGTGTACAACCGCCGCGACATCATTGCTGACGAGATCGTGGAGTACTTCCTGTCCTTCGCCGAGCGCCTGCGCCCGTTGGTCATCGACAGCACCCTCGAGCTCAACAACGCACTGGATGAGGGCAAGGTCGTCCTCATGGAAGGTGGCCAGGCCACGTTCCTGGACGTCGACCACGGCACCTACCCGTTCGTCACCTCGTCCAACCCGACTGCAGGCGGCGCCTCCGTTGGTTCGGGCATTGGCCCTACCCGCATCTCGCGCTCCATCGGCATCATCAAGGCGTACACCACGCGTGTTGGCGCCGGACCGTTCCCCACGGAACTGTTCGATGAGATGGGTGTTTACCTGCAGAAGACCGGTGGCGAGTTCGGTGTGAACACCGGCCGTCCCCGCCGCTGCGGTTGGTACGACGCCGTCCTGGCACGCCACGCTTCCCGCGTCAACGGCTTCACGGACTACTTCGTCACCAAGCTGGACGTCCTCACGGGCATCGAGCAGATCCCTGTCTGCGTCGCCTACGACGTCGACGGTGTCCGCCACGACGAGATGCCCATGACGCAGACCGAGTTCCACCACGCTGTCCCGATCTTCGAGTACTTCGACGGTTGGACCGAAGACATCACCGGTGCGCGCACCCTGGAGGACCTCCCGGAGAACGCCCGCAACTACGTGCTGGCCCTCGAAAAGCTCTCCGGAACGCGCTTCTCGGCCATCGGCGTCGGCCCGGACCGCGACCAGACCATCGTTGTTCACGACCTGATCAACGACTAAGGTCTTCCGGACTTCGCCGTTCATTGAACGCTGACGACGGCGGCGGGTCACCTTGGTTCCTTATGGAACCGACAGGTGGCCCGCCGTCGTCGTTTCCGGTTTAACGGCCCGGCCCGCCGTGCGGGAGGCGTGGCCGGGCCTTCTGGCGCGCCTGCGGATGACGTACTCGGCCACCGCAAGGTTGATGACCCAGGAGGCACCCATGAGGATTGCCCGTGTTGTCTCGTTGGTGGGGCCGGCAACCAGTATCCACGACAGGATGACCAGGGCTTGCGTTCCGGCCCCCAGGGCGATTGCGTAGGCCCGCGTCATCCATGCGCCGTGGGTGGCGTAGTCCCGGCGTCGAATCGCAAAGAGTCCCAGGATGATGCTCGCGACCATGGCCGAACCAAAGATCAGCCGAAGGACCAGAAGCGCCTCGCCGTCGCCTTCGGGGAGGTCGTAGAACATGGACATCCATAAGCCGGACAGGGCAGCGAGCAAGCCGGCCGGCACAAGGATGCGTCCGGCCATCCGGTGCCATGACCGCTTGCCGCGCCGAAGCGAAGGGATGAACTGGAAAGCCCCGAGCAGGCTGTAAACCGTCACGGTGACGATGTGGGTTATCACCGGGATGGGCGAACCGAAGAACCTGGCGTTTTGCGGAGTGGGTGCGCCGCCCGTCAATTCAGAGAGGCGGGCGGCACCGGCTATGACCGGGACGAGGCTGAGTGCGATCAAGGCCGCGGGCACCGCCCACTTTGCCTGGTGGTTGCCGCGGGAGGATGTGGTGGTTCGTGCTGTCATGGCTCTGCCTTGCGCTCTTTGGTGACCGGCGTCCTGAAAGGTGTACGGCGTACACCTTCATGATGGAAAGGCTAGGTGTACGCTGTATACCTGTCAACCCCCGGACTCCGGTCCTTGCGGTACTTTTCGGAAGGCATGTCATATGACCCAGCTGGCGGAAGCAGCCCGACGCGTACCCCTGAACCGCGACCGCGTGCTGGAAGCCGCCGTCGCGCTTGCCGACGAGGTGGGAATTGAGTCACTGAGCATGCGTCGGCTCGCGCAGGAACTCGGCGTTGTTCCAATGGCGCTGTACAAGCACGTCGCCAACAAGGAAGAACTCCTGGACGGCATGGTGGACACCCTCGTCAGCGAAATCGACCCGCCCGTTCCGGAGGCGCCGTGGAAGTCTGCCGTCCGGCTGCGGGTGCTTTCGGCCAGGCGGGCACTCCTGCGGCACCCCTGGGCCCGCCCTGTGATTGAGACCCGCACCACCACCACGCCGGCCGTACTCGAGTACATGGACGGCTTTGTGGGAATGTTCCTTGGGGGAGGGTTATCCGTGGATCTCACGCACCACGTCATGCACGCCTTGGGCAGCCGGATGTGGGGGTTCACCCAAGAGGTCTTCGACGACTCGGCGGGGCGGGATGCCGGCGGGCAGCAAAGCATGCCGGCCGAGGTCCGGACCGCCATGGCGAGGCAGATGGCCGAGAGCTACCCGAATCTCTTTCGGATTGCCTTGGCGGCAGCACATGAGGATGAGTCCGTTGTAGGGTCCGGTTGCGATGACCAGTTCGAGTTCGAGTTTGCCCTCGACCTCCTCCTTGACGGATTTGAGCGGCTCCACGAGCAGGATTGGACGAGCACGATTGGACGGGCAGATGACCACAGTGACCGATGACGGAATCGGGTTCCGATCCCGTCGTGGACCCATTCTGATTGCTTTGATGCTCTCCACGGGCCTGGTGGCGATCGATGCCACAATTGTTGCCACGGCGGTGCCATCGATCGTTGATGACATCGGCGGGTTCTCCTCGTTCCCGTGGCTCTTTTCCGCATACCTGTTGGCCCAGGCGGTGTCCGTCCCTGTCTACGCCAAACTCTCGGATGTCCTGGGCCGCAAACCGGTCATACTCCTTGGCATCGGCCTTTTCCTGCTCGGATCGATTCTCTGCGGAGTGGCGTGGAGCATGCCGGCGCTCATCGCATTCCGCGTGCTTCAAGGGCTCGGTGCGGGAGCCGTGCAGCCTGTAGCCATCACCATTGCAGGCGACATCTACACGCTTGCGGAGCGGGCGAAGGTGCAGGGCTACCTGGCGAGCGTGTGGGCCGTTTCTTCCGTGGTGGGGCCAACACTGGGTGGCGTGTTCGCGTCGCTGGAAATCTGGCGTGGGATCTTCCTCATCAACATCCCGCTATGCCTCCTGGCGGGTTGGATGCTGATCCGTACTTTCCACGAGAACGTGGAGCGTACCAAGCACCGCATCGACTACCTGGGAGCCGGACTGCTGACGATCTCCCTGAGCCTGCTCATCCTGGGGGCGCTCCAAGGGGGCCAGGCCTGGCCGTGGAACTCACCCATCAGCATCACTGTATTTGCCGGGGGAGCCGTGGTGCTGATCGCGTTCCTCCTGGTGGAGCGGAAGGCGTCGGAGCCGGTCCTGCCGCCCTGGGTCGTCTCGCGCAGGCTGCTGGCGACGACGGCGATGGTCGCTTTCGGGGTCGGCGCGGTGATGCTGGGGCTCACCTCTTACGTGCCCACCTTCCTGGAAGGCGCACTGTCCACGTCACCGCTCCTGGCTGGCCTTGCGTTGGCAGCATTGACGCTGGGCTGGCCCATCAGCGCTTCCCAAGCCGGCCGGTTCTACCTCCGGATCGGGTTCAAGCGGACGGCCGTCATTGGCATCGTGATCACGGTGGTTGGCACCGCCGTCCTGGCCCTCACCGCCTCGTCGCCCAGCGTTCTGCTGGTGGCGGTTGCCTGTTTCATCGTTGGACTCGGGTTGGGCCTGGTGGCAACTCCAAGCCTCATTGCCGCCCAGACCAGCGTCGAATGGAATGAGCGCGGCGTCGTCACCGGGACCAACCTCTTTGCGCGTTCCATCGGCAGCTCCATCGGTGTGGCCGTGTTCGGGGCGGTGGCCAACGCCATTTATGCCAACGGTCCAAGCGGCGGCCCCGATCCTCAAACCACAGTTCACGCATCCGCTGCCGTCTTCATGGCTGTGCTTGTCAGTGCCATCCTCACGGTCGTGGCAGTTCTGGCGATGCCGTCGGAGGGCAAGGTCAGCAGGACGGAACCGGCAGGGAAGGCCAGCCCGGAACCTGCCAACGACTAGTCTCAAATCATGGAGAATCTGATCACGGGCACCCTGGAGAAGCTGTTCGAAGGCACTGTGTGGGCGGAGGGGCCAGTCTGGGTTCCTGCGTCGCAGACGGTTCGCTGGAGCGACATCCCCAACAACCGGATTCTCGAGTTCACGCCCGCCACTGCTCGGACGCGTGAGTATGCCACCGCCGTCGAATACACCAACGGGCGTACCCTCGACCGCGACGGCAGCGTGGTGCAGTGCAGCCATGGCCGCAGGCGCGTTGAGCGGGATCACGACGGCGTGGTGACCGGAATCGTCGATTCGTTCGGCGGACATCGGCTCAATTCGCCCAACGACGTCGTGGTGGCCGGCGATGGCACAGTCTGGTTTACGGATCCACCGTACGGAATCCTGCCCGGGACCGTCGAAGGCCACGAGGGCGAGCAGGAATACGGTGGTTGCTACGTCTTCCGCTTCGACCCGGGAACGGAAGAGCTGACGCCGGTGGTGACGGACCTTGTTCACCCCAATGGCCTGGCGTTCTCTCCGGACGAGTCGCTGCTGTACGTCGCTGACACGGCGGGTCCGGGCCTCGGGGTCCCCTTCCGGATCGCTGTTTATCCCGTTGAGGGCGGCGTTTGCGGGGAAGGCCGGACGTTTGTTGAGCTTGAAGATGACGCGGCATCGGACGGATTCCGCGTTGATGTCGACGGTAGGGTGTGGACGTCAGCTGGGTCATCGGTCCGCGTGTATTCGCCCGACGGCGGGTTGCTGACCGCCGTCGACGTTCCGGAAAGAGTCTCCAACCTTTGCTTTGGCGGAGCCGATGGCCGCGACCTGTACATCACCGCCACCACGTCCTTGTACCGACTGCGGACATCGACGCAGGACACGGTCGCGAAGCGTTAGCCAAGGCGAACCGTTCGACAGCTGGCCGTTAAGGGGAGCATAATGGTTAGCGGAGCTAATTAGCATTGCTAACTATTATCGCACCTCAGGAGGCGCCTCCCAGTGACGGCAAGCAAGCCAGCAACTAAAACCAGCACAGCAACTAAAACCCAAGCCACAGCCCAGGAATCCGACGGCATTCGGGCGGATATCCTGGCCATCGATCTTCGTACCGCCGTGATGCGCACTTCGCGCAGGCTCCGGATCGAAGCCACGGGCGATGTCATTACCCCAGGCCAGTACACAGTGCTCGCCCACCTCAACGCCGGTTCGCAGACACTCCGCGAATTGGCCGAACGCGAGCACGTCCAGGCCCCGTCGATGACCCGGATTGTGAACGCCTTGACGGACCAGGGTTTCGCTGCCCGGCAGCCGCATCCCGGAGACGGGCGGCAAGTCCACATCAGCATCACTCCCGCAGGCCAGGAAGTCCTGGCGGAGGCACGCAGCCAGCGGACTGCCTGGCTGGCCCAGCGAGTCGCAGGACTTAGCGAGGAGGACCGACTGACGCTCAGCCGCGCCGCGCACATCATGCAGGAAATGAGCGCCAAGTGAGTGCCATGTTCCGGGCCTTGGAGAACCCCAACTACCGGGTCTGGGCGGGCGGTGCGCTGGTCTCCAACGTCGGCACCTGGATGCAGCGAGTAGCCCAGGACTGGCTGGTCCTGACTGTCCTCACCAACCACTCCGGTACGGCCGTTGGCATCACTACGGCACTTCAGTTCCTCCCCATGCTGCTGCTGGGCCCCTACGCCGGCGTACTTGCCGACCGGTACCGCAAGCGCGTGATCCTGCTGTGGACCCAGGCCGCGATGGGGGTCTGTGGGCTGATCGTTGGCCTGCTGGTGGTCATGGGCTGGGCGCAATTGTGGCATGTCTACCTCGCTGCCCTTGCGCTCGGACTTGCTGCAGCGATCGACGGCCCGGCCCGGCAGGCGTTCGTTTCCGAACTTGTAGGACCGGACAAGATCTCCAATGCCGTGGCCCTCAATTCCGCGTCGTTCAACAGTGCCCGGCTGACCGGCCCGGCCATTGCCGGCGTGCTCATCGCGTGGATCGGTACGGGGCCCGTCTTCCTCCTGAACGCCGCGAGCTTTGTGGCGGTCATCATTTCGCTCTTCCGCGTCAAGATCTCCCAGCTCGAACCGAGCGTCCCGGTGGTTCGCGGCAAGCACCAAGTGGCGGAGGGCCTGCGCTACGTGCGTCAGCGTCCGGACCTGGTCCTCATCCTCGTCATGGTGGGGCTCCTGGGTGCCTTCGGCATGAACTTCGCTGTCACGAACTCCCTGATGGCCACCACCGAATTCGGCATGGGTCCTGAAGAATTTGGACTCCTCGGCTCCATCATGGCCGTGGGAACACTCGCAGGCGCCCTGCTGGCCGCCCGACGGTCCGGTCCCCGTCTGCGCTTCATGCTGGGGGGTGCCTTGACCCTGGGGGCCTTCACCCTCCTGGCCAGCATCTCGCCCACGTTTTGGATCTATGCGGCCGTCCTCATCCCCGTTGGCCTCGCCTCCATTACGTTCCTCAACAGCTGCAACACCACTATCCAGTTGTCCGTGGAACCACAGTTC
This genomic window contains:
- a CDS encoding MFS transporter, whose amino-acid sequence is MSAMFRALENPNYRVWAGGALVSNVGTWMQRVAQDWLVLTVLTNHSGTAVGITTALQFLPMLLLGPYAGVLADRYRKRVILLWTQAAMGVCGLIVGLLVVMGWAQLWHVYLAALALGLAAAIDGPARQAFVSELVGPDKISNAVALNSASFNSARLTGPAIAGVLIAWIGTGPVFLLNAASFVAVIISLFRVKISQLEPSVPVVRGKHQVAEGLRYVRQRPDLVLILVMVGLLGAFGMNFAVTNSLMATTEFGMGPEEFGLLGSIMAVGTLAGALLAARRSGPRLRFMLGGALTLGAFTLLASISPTFWIYAAVLIPVGLASITFLNSCNTTIQLSVEPQFRGRVLALYLAILQGGTAIGAPLMGWIGTEFGARWAVAAGGAIVLATGVASVILVSRRSQRTIRDQVRAAWLRRRATQAS